The following proteins come from a genomic window of Geomonas sp. RF6:
- a CDS encoding TOBE domain-containing protein: MKKRNLPLELEGDLWFHREDRKYLGGDRISLLERIDELGSITKAAKAVGISYKTAWDLVNMINNMAEKPLVERLTGGKGGGGTTLTAEGKEVVRKFRVVQEEHRRFLENLEARLGDTDTLYKFLRRISMKVSARNVFSGTITKVTRGAVNSEVCLTLKGGTPLIAVITNGAVDNLGLKEGVDAYAIIKSSSVIIGEGLHEAKLSARNLMCGTVTNIITGAVNTEIDLEVGGGNVLSAIITNDSGESLQLKVGDHACAIFKASSVILGVS; encoded by the coding sequence ATGAAAAAAAGGAATCTCCCCCTCGAGCTCGAGGGCGATCTCTGGTTTCACCGGGAGGATCGGAAGTATCTCGGTGGCGACAGGATCAGCCTGCTCGAAAGGATCGATGAGCTCGGATCGATCACGAAGGCTGCCAAGGCGGTCGGCATCAGCTACAAGACGGCGTGGGATCTCGTGAACATGATCAACAACATGGCGGAGAAGCCGCTGGTGGAGCGCCTTACCGGCGGGAAAGGGGGGGGCGGAACGACCCTTACCGCGGAGGGGAAGGAGGTCGTCCGGAAGTTCCGCGTGGTACAGGAGGAGCACCGCAGGTTCCTGGAAAATCTGGAGGCGCGGCTCGGCGATACCGACACCCTCTACAAGTTCCTGAGGAGGATCTCCATGAAGGTAAGCGCCCGCAACGTCTTCTCCGGGACTATCACGAAGGTCACCAGGGGGGCGGTGAACAGCGAAGTCTGCCTCACCCTGAAGGGAGGGACTCCCCTCATAGCAGTCATCACCAACGGCGCCGTCGACAACCTGGGGCTGAAGGAGGGGGTGGACGCCTACGCCATAATCAAGTCGAGTTCGGTCATCATCGGGGAGGGGCTGCACGAGGCGAAGCTCAGCGCCCGCAACCTCATGTGCGGCACCGTTACCAACATCATCACCGGAGCGGTGAACACGGAGATCGACCTCGAGGTAGGGGGGGGGAACGTCCTCAGCGCAATCATCACCAACGACAGCGGTGAGAGCCTGCAGCTAAAGGTCGGCGACCACGCCTGCGCCATCTTCAAGGCCTCCAGCGTCATCCTCGGGGTCAGCTGA
- a CDS encoding BON domain-containing protein: MRRLFRMLACLGLVTAFLGCSAPEKRQTAGEYIDDSVITSKVKAAIVNEEALKGMQVNVKTHDGTVQLSGFVDNQQQARQAASVAGKVEGVKNVQNDLIVK; encoded by the coding sequence ATGAGAAGACTGTTCAGAATGCTGGCATGCCTCGGACTGGTGACAGCATTCCTGGGGTGCTCGGCCCCGGAGAAACGCCAGACTGCAGGTGAGTACATCGATGATTCCGTCATTACCAGCAAGGTGAAGGCGGCGATAGTCAATGAAGAGGCACTCAAGGGTATGCAGGTCAATGTGAAGACCCATGACGGCACCGTGCAGCTGAGCGGGTTCGTCGACAACCAGCAGCAGGCAAGGCAGGCGGCAAGCGTGGCCGGGAAGGTCGAGGGCGTGAAGAACGTGCAAAACGACCTTATCGTAAAATAG
- a CDS encoding alpha/beta fold hydrolase: MQTRSGGFFFAVQSFLEVNRMRIPTLLLAALLLSPLPCRGEETYGYPIAGAYEATLLGTPTELRSQLPPKVRTRTLLLQLNSEEKPPVFFYDNGLRCTFAYQKKKAPLVFVIGPTGASDQSSTAMSLLKALYHAGCHVITIPSTTHPNFIISGSQSHVPGDLATDASDLYRVMESAWKEVEGDVEASAFYLIGTSLGGVQAPFVARLDEERRIFNFRKVLMINPPVSLYNAVVRIDSLLNGVPEGPGREGAFFNRMLDKFTDFYSYGNFVAINDDFLYAVYQERLFSREEAGGLIAISFRINSAGMIFTSDVMTNSGYVVPKNRVLSSNDALSDYFLVCTHLSFLQYFNEYLYPHLRKTRPELSKEEFIASLSLKTLDRYLRGNRKFGIMTNANDFLLAPDELLYLQELFGERAIVYPRGGHLGNVQYRENMARVVDFFTKD; encoded by the coding sequence ATGCAAACCCGCTCCGGCGGGTTTTTTTTTGCTGTGCAGTCCTTCCTGGAGGTGAACCGCATGCGCATCCCGACGCTCCTGCTGGCGGCCTTGCTCCTTTCCCCCCTCCCCTGCCGGGGGGAGGAGACCTACGGCTACCCGATCGCCGGTGCCTACGAGGCAACCCTTCTCGGGACACCTACGGAACTGAGGTCACAGCTCCCCCCGAAGGTGCGCACCCGAACCCTTCTTTTGCAACTGAACAGCGAAGAGAAGCCGCCGGTCTTCTTCTACGACAACGGCTTGCGCTGCACCTTCGCCTATCAGAAGAAGAAGGCCCCCCTCGTCTTCGTAATCGGACCTACCGGCGCCAGTGACCAGTCCTCGACGGCGATGTCGCTGCTGAAGGCCCTCTATCACGCAGGGTGCCACGTCATCACCATCCCCTCCACGACACATCCGAACTTCATCATCTCGGGCTCCCAAAGCCATGTCCCGGGAGACCTCGCCACGGACGCGAGCGACCTTTACCGTGTCATGGAGAGTGCCTGGAAGGAGGTGGAGGGGGACGTGGAGGCGAGCGCCTTCTACCTCATCGGAACGAGCCTCGGAGGGGTGCAGGCCCCGTTCGTGGCGCGACTGGACGAGGAGCGGAGAATCTTCAACTTCCGGAAGGTGCTGATGATCAACCCCCCGGTCAGCCTCTACAACGCCGTCGTCAGAATCGATTCCCTTCTCAATGGGGTCCCGGAAGGGCCCGGACGGGAAGGAGCCTTCTTCAACCGGATGCTGGACAAGTTCACCGATTTCTACAGCTACGGCAATTTTGTGGCGATCAACGACGACTTCCTCTATGCGGTGTACCAGGAGCGCCTCTTCTCCCGCGAGGAAGCAGGGGGTCTCATCGCCATCTCCTTCCGCATCAACTCCGCAGGGATGATCTTCACCTCAGACGTCATGACAAACAGCGGCTATGTCGTGCCGAAGAACCGGGTCCTCTCCAGTAACGACGCCCTCTCCGACTACTTTCTGGTGTGCACCCACCTGAGTTTTCTCCAGTACTTCAACGAATACCTCTACCCCCACCTGCGAAAGACGAGGCCGGAGCTCAGCAAGGAGGAGTTCATCGCCTCTCTCAGCCTGAAAACTCTGGACCGGTACCTCAGGGGGAACCGGAAGTTCGGGATCATGACGAACGCCAACGACTTCCTCCTCGCCCCCGACGAGTTGCTCTACCTGCAGGAGCTCTTCGGCGAGCGGGCGATCGTCTACCCCCGGGGGGGACACCTGGGAAATGTGCAGTACCGGGAGAACATGGCACGGGTGGTTGATTTCTTCACGAAGGACTGA
- a CDS encoding MlaA family lipoprotein: MYRPPLAKRVPLVLLISLFLAGCASQTTHLPPEEPPRHTISEFQDERLAYVPDPWEHFNRSMYRFNYYFDRFLFIPVVKGYETVTPVFFQNRVSSFFGNLKEVRNLTNSILQLKGKESLTTLGRFVTNSTIGIGGLFDPATSFGLLRRDEDFGLTLGHWGVDSGPYLVMPILGPSTARDTGGFAADSAMRFGLYSYLDPFGSTGSPTAIAAGVTTLEAVDQRHQVPFRYYRSGYPFEYYMVRFFYHQKRELDIRKAPASGKGPALVPGLF; this comes from the coding sequence ATGTACCGACCGCCCCTGGCAAAGCGCGTCCCCCTCGTGCTCCTCATCTCGCTCTTCCTTGCCGGGTGCGCGTCGCAGACGACCCACCTCCCCCCGGAGGAGCCCCCCCGGCACACCATCAGCGAGTTCCAGGACGAGAGGCTCGCCTACGTACCCGATCCGTGGGAGCACTTCAACCGCTCCATGTACCGGTTCAACTACTATTTCGACCGCTTCCTCTTCATACCGGTGGTGAAGGGGTACGAGACGGTGACCCCCGTCTTTTTCCAGAACCGCGTCTCCAGCTTCTTCGGTAACCTGAAAGAGGTGCGCAACCTCACCAACAGCATCCTCCAGCTGAAGGGGAAGGAATCGCTTACCACCCTCGGCCGCTTCGTCACCAACAGCACGATCGGTATCGGGGGGCTCTTCGACCCCGCCACCAGCTTCGGGCTGCTGCGGCGCGACGAGGACTTCGGCCTCACCCTCGGGCACTGGGGGGTGGATTCCGGGCCGTACCTCGTCATGCCGATCCTCGGTCCTTCCACTGCCCGCGACACCGGCGGCTTCGCGGCGGACAGCGCCATGCGCTTCGGCCTGTACAGCTACCTCGACCCCTTCGGAAGCACCGGGAGCCCCACCGCCATCGCAGCCGGAGTGACGACGCTGGAGGCGGTAGACCAGCGCCACCAGGTCCCCTTCCGCTACTACCGCAGCGGCTACCCCTTCGAGTACTACATGGTACGCTTCTTCTACCATCAGAAGCGGGAGCTGGACATCAGGAAGGCGCCGGCCTCGGGGAAGGGACCAGCCCTCGTCCCCGGCCTCTTCTAG
- a CDS encoding AMP-binding protein produces METLLHLFETFRDRGEKIVFVNRTGVRRQLFTYRELHERSLQMAALLQERGVGVGDRVLLWGPNSPWWGIAFWGIMARGAIAVPVDFMSDRERAETISTLTEAKVLLQSRMKPERIVAPGTVFLEDLQYLLPELSPVPAPEPRTPEDTAQLIYTSGTTGNPKGVILTHANLVANLLQVQEHIPIISADYHFLSLLPLSHMFEQMGGFLTPLHRGASIVYLRTLKPSAILEALAQEDIYAVVAVPRLLQLLKHSIEEEIAQKKLTALFSRLMALSPRLSRKGRRLLFYPVHKKFGANFVLFVSGGAPLPPDTFLFWQALGFTVMEGYGLTECSPVLAANSMERQVPGAVGRALPGVTLKVVDGEVLAAGANVFPGYYKNEKATKEAFSEDGFFRTGDLGEIAPDGWLTIKGRQKELIVTGSGINVYPDDLEGILDRSRGVRESTVVGIDKGGGEEVHAVLILDGSGRSAEEIVREANARLDPLHQIASFSVWDEPEFPKTTTLKVRKFLVKEKILKGAQGGKGGVSGDRLIALLARITGTDPGSITEDSRLVTDLGLSSIDRVELVNYLEQEFRLDIEDSQIGAETRVKDVRELIAKREKVHPGGHFRFWTNSSFIRGLRAVSDAILLWPVVRSFVTLKVEGGEHLRGISGPVFFVANHLSYLDQPSVMCALPRPIRYRCATAAYEEFFFAKYRNLAEKIWKLTAYQLATLLLNVFPLPQSRGFSGSLKFMGRLADAGIHILIFPEGQHSKDGTLGRFQMGLGIMVKEVGIPVVPVAIEGTRELLPPGSGWPRRGTVTVRFAPPLRFTFEEPGEIVDRTRDAVVQLQRGEASG; encoded by the coding sequence ATGGAAACGTTGCTCCACCTTTTCGAAACCTTCCGCGACCGGGGGGAGAAGATCGTCTTCGTGAACCGCACCGGGGTGCGTCGCCAGCTCTTCACCTACCGGGAGTTGCACGAGCGCTCCCTGCAGATGGCAGCCCTCCTCCAGGAGCGGGGGGTGGGGGTGGGGGACCGGGTCCTCCTCTGGGGGCCGAACTCCCCCTGGTGGGGTATCGCCTTCTGGGGGATCATGGCGCGCGGAGCGATCGCCGTCCCGGTCGACTTCATGTCCGACAGGGAACGGGCGGAGACGATCAGCACCCTCACCGAGGCGAAGGTACTCCTGCAAAGCCGCATGAAACCTGAACGGATCGTGGCGCCGGGGACCGTTTTTCTGGAGGACCTCCAGTACCTCCTCCCCGAACTTTCCCCCGTCCCGGCGCCTGAGCCGCGCACCCCGGAGGACACCGCGCAGCTCATCTACACCTCCGGCACCACCGGAAACCCGAAGGGGGTCATCCTCACCCACGCAAACCTCGTGGCCAATCTCCTCCAGGTGCAGGAGCACATCCCCATCATTTCCGCCGACTACCACTTCCTCTCCCTCCTTCCCCTGTCGCACATGTTCGAACAGATGGGGGGATTCCTGACACCGCTGCACCGCGGCGCCTCCATCGTCTACCTGCGCACGCTGAAGCCCTCCGCCATACTGGAGGCGCTCGCGCAGGAGGACATCTACGCGGTGGTCGCGGTGCCGAGGCTCCTCCAGCTCCTGAAGCACTCCATCGAGGAGGAGATCGCCCAGAAGAAGCTCACGGCGCTCTTCTCCCGCCTGATGGCCCTCTCCCCGCGCCTGTCGCGGAAAGGGAGGCGCCTCCTCTTCTACCCCGTGCACAAGAAGTTCGGGGCTAACTTCGTCCTCTTCGTCTCCGGAGGGGCTCCACTCCCCCCCGACACCTTCCTCTTCTGGCAGGCGCTCGGCTTTACCGTCATGGAGGGGTACGGTCTCACGGAGTGCTCCCCGGTACTTGCCGCCAACAGCATGGAGCGGCAGGTCCCGGGGGCGGTGGGACGCGCTCTCCCCGGGGTGACGCTGAAGGTCGTCGACGGGGAGGTCCTCGCCGCAGGGGCGAACGTCTTTCCCGGCTACTACAAAAACGAGAAGGCGACGAAGGAGGCGTTCAGCGAGGACGGCTTCTTCAGAACCGGCGACCTCGGGGAAATCGCGCCGGACGGGTGGCTCACCATCAAGGGGAGGCAAAAGGAGCTCATCGTCACCGGCTCCGGGATCAACGTCTACCCCGACGACTTGGAAGGGATCCTCGACCGGAGCCGCGGGGTTCGCGAGTCGACCGTGGTGGGAATCGACAAGGGGGGGGGGGAGGAGGTGCACGCAGTCCTCATCCTCGACGGCAGCGGCAGGAGTGCGGAGGAAATCGTGCGGGAGGCGAACGCCCGGCTCGACCCTCTGCACCAGATCGCCTCCTTCTCCGTGTGGGACGAGCCGGAGTTTCCGAAGACGACGACGCTGAAGGTGCGGAAGTTCCTCGTGAAGGAGAAGATTCTAAAGGGTGCCCAGGGGGGAAAAGGGGGGGTCTCGGGGGACCGGCTGATCGCGCTCCTTGCCCGCATCACCGGGACCGACCCCGGCTCCATCACGGAGGATTCAAGGCTCGTCACCGATCTCGGGCTTTCCTCCATCGACCGGGTCGAGCTCGTGAACTACCTGGAGCAGGAGTTTCGCCTCGACATAGAGGACTCCCAGATCGGGGCGGAGACCCGGGTGAAGGACGTGCGGGAGCTCATCGCGAAGCGGGAGAAGGTGCACCCGGGGGGGCACTTCAGGTTCTGGACGAACTCCTCCTTCATCAGGGGGTTACGTGCCGTATCGGACGCGATCCTCCTCTGGCCGGTGGTGCGCAGCTTTGTGACGTTGAAGGTCGAGGGGGGGGAGCACCTCCGGGGGATCAGCGGCCCCGTCTTTTTCGTGGCGAATCACCTGAGCTACCTGGACCAGCCCTCGGTCATGTGCGCGCTGCCGCGCCCGATCCGCTACCGCTGCGCCACCGCCGCCTACGAGGAGTTCTTCTTCGCGAAGTACCGAAACCTCGCCGAAAAGATCTGGAAGCTCACCGCCTACCAGCTCGCCACTCTCCTTCTGAACGTCTTCCCCCTCCCCCAGAGCCGCGGCTTCAGCGGGTCGCTGAAGTTCATGGGGCGACTCGCCGACGCCGGCATCCACATCCTCATCTTCCCGGAGGGGCAGCACTCGAAGGACGGGACGCTCGGGCGCTTCCAGATGGGGCTCGGGATCATGGTGAAAGAGGTGGGGATACCGGTCGTCCCGGTGGCGATAGAGGGGACGAGAGAGCTTCTCCCGCCGGGGTCGGGGTGGCCGCGACGGGGGACGGTGACGGTGCGCTTCGCCCCTCCGTTGCGCTTCACCTTCGAGGAGCCCGGTGAGATCGTGGACAGGACGCGCGACGCGGTGGTCCAGCTGCAAAGGGGGGAGGCTAGCGGGTGA
- a CDS encoding ADP-ribosylglycohydrolase family protein has protein sequence MHNGEILEELFRSRRINLHKGKIFRTSPRPLPTFFEFSRIEGMMLGLAIGDALGNTNEGLLRSERRERFGEIRDFLPNRYAHGRRLGLPSDDTQISFWTIETLLEDRVFIPSHLAARFCRGEIFGIGSTAKAFIWNLKAGKPWYESGPVSAGNGALLQIPPMLLPHLHGGCTDLWIDTALSAMITHNDSASNAACMAFVAILWDLLGMVRPPPPHWWPQRYAEVAADLEGESRYSPRGGMFPDYVGPCWRYTVERVTEALHLQLTTGEACDGWFSGAFLMETMPSVLYIMMRHGDDPEEAIVRAVNDTKDNDTIAAIVGALAGALHGREGLPKRWLDRLPGRTGASDDGKAYLLLKCARQVFWEDVLSERGAITR, from the coding sequence ATGCACAACGGCGAGATCCTCGAGGAACTTTTCCGCTCGCGCCGCATAAACCTCCACAAGGGAAAAATTTTTCGCACGTCGCCGCGCCCCCTGCCGACCTTTTTCGAATTCTCCCGCATCGAGGGGATGATGCTCGGCCTGGCAATCGGAGACGCACTCGGCAACACCAACGAGGGGCTCCTGCGCTCGGAGCGGCGCGAGCGCTTCGGGGAGATCCGCGACTTCCTCCCGAACCGGTACGCGCACGGGCGGCGCCTCGGGCTCCCCTCCGACGACACCCAGATTTCCTTCTGGACGATCGAGACCCTGCTGGAGGACCGCGTCTTCATCCCGAGCCACCTCGCGGCGCGCTTTTGCCGGGGGGAGATCTTCGGGATCGGCTCCACCGCGAAGGCGTTCATCTGGAACCTGAAGGCGGGAAAACCGTGGTACGAGTCGGGCCCGGTCTCCGCCGGAAACGGCGCCCTCCTGCAGATCCCCCCGATGCTCCTCCCCCACCTGCACGGGGGGTGCACCGATCTGTGGATCGATACCGCCCTCTCCGCCATGATAACCCACAACGACTCAGCCTCCAATGCCGCGTGCATGGCGTTCGTGGCGATCCTTTGGGACCTCCTCGGGATGGTGAGGCCTCCCCCCCCGCACTGGTGGCCGCAGCGCTACGCGGAGGTCGCCGCCGACCTGGAGGGGGAGAGCCGCTACTCGCCGCGCGGCGGGATGTTTCCCGACTACGTCGGTCCCTGCTGGCGCTACACGGTGGAGAGGGTGACCGAGGCGCTGCATCTGCAGCTCACGACGGGGGAGGCGTGCGACGGGTGGTTTTCCGGGGCTTTTCTCATGGAGACGATGCCGAGCGTACTGTACATCATGATGAGGCACGGCGACGACCCGGAGGAGGCGATCGTGAGGGCGGTGAACGACACGAAGGACAACGACACGATCGCCGCCATAGTCGGAGCGCTGGCGGGGGCCCTGCACGGGAGGGAGGGGCTGCCGAAGAGGTGGCTCGACCGCCTCCCCGGAAGGACCGGTGCCTCGGACGACGGGAAAGCCTACCTGCTCCTGAAGTGCGCCCGGCAGGTCTTCTGGGAGGACGTCCTTTCCGAGCGCGGCGCCATCACCCGCTAG